The genomic region GCTTCAACACTTAGCCATCGCTGGTGCGCATACTGACATCGGCAAAAGCGCGGTGAGTGCCGCGCTTTGCTTTGGCTTTAATTTCGCGTATTTCAAACTCGTGCAGGCAGGCAAGGAAGAAGACAGGGACATTATCGCCTCTCTTGCACCTAAAACAAAAATCTATCCAAATGGATTCACACTGCAAACACCTGCAAGCCCACATATCGCAAAGCGTATCGAAAACGCAGAATACAATGGCTTGCAAATCCCACTGCCTGAAACTCCACAGCCACTTTTGCTTGAGAGTGCTGGCGGGCTTTACACACCACTAGATTCTCAAAGTTGCATAATTGATTATCTTGCGTTGCACAAACTGCCGGTATTGCTTGTGGGTGGGTATTATTTGGGCGCGATAAATCACATTTTGCTAAGTATTGAAGTGCTTAAAATGCGTGGGATTGAGCTTTTGGGCTTGGTGATGAGTGAAGGGAAAGAAAAAAACGCGTATGCGGATTCTTTTGATTCCTTTATCGCGCAATATAGCGGGGTGAAAATCGCGCGTTTTAGGCATTTTGAACGCGATTGTGAAAACGCGGACTTTCAAGCCAAAGCCCTAGAACTCAAAGCTTCTCTTTGCGCTCTTAAGATTATCTAACACGATTTGCTTTCATAAAATCTTAGGAATATTTTTTGCATAACTACACACAAAAAGCCAAAAGGAGCGCGGAATGCAAAGCGGATACTACAACACCACCGGCGGTATGGTAACGCAATTTAGCCGCTTAGATATTATCTCAAACAATCTTGCTAACCTTAACACAAATGGCTTTAAGCGCGATGATGTGGTAATCGGCGATTATCTGCGCTTGTATCAGACGCATAAACACCAACTGCCAATTGAAGGTCAAACACGCGAGGCAGCGAAGTTTCTTAACCGCTCACTTGATCGCGTGCCAATTATCAGCGAAGAATACACCGATAGAAGCTCTGGAACTATGGCGCAGACGGAAAATGCGCTTGATTTCGCCCTACAAGATTCTAATGCGTTTTTTGCAATTTTAACACCAGAGGGTGTGCGCTACACACGCGATGGGAGCTTTAGCATTGATAGCAATGGCGCGCTTGTGAGCAAGGAGGGCTTCGCTGTGCTAAGTCGCAATGGGATAGATTCTCAAGGTGGGATAATGCTCGCACAGGGTCAAAATCTCGAAGCAGATAAAAACGGAAATCTCTACCTACGCAATATTAATAACGATACAATCGGTGAAATCGCGCCTATTGGAGCGCTTGCGGTGGTGAGCTTTGAAAATCCGCGCTATTTAAAAAAGGTAGGCAAAAATCTCTATGAATACCCGGATGAGCGCCTTAATGAGCGCAAAAATGTGGAAAATGGTGTAATGCAGGGCTTTGTGGAGAAAAGCAATGTCAATGCGGTACGCGAGATGACTTCGCTCATTGAGACAAATCGCCTTGTGGATATGTATCAGCGCGTGATGCGCTCGCATATGGACGACCTCAACAGCGAGGCGATTACCAAGCTTGCGGTGCGCGCATGAAAAGCGTGAGATTCTAGGAATTTTTGAAAATAGAGAGTTCGCGATGACAAATTTTAGAGATTCTACCATTTGCAAAGACTTGTGCGCGCGTGATTTGGCGCATATTTGGCATCCTTGCACGCAAATGCACGACCACGAAAACACTTTCCCTCTTATCCCCATTAAGCGTGCAAAGGGCGTGTATTTGTATGATTTTGATGAGAAAAGTTATATCGATTGTGTTTCTAGCTGGTGGGTGAATCTTTTTGGACATTGCAACGACTATATAAGTCAAAAATTAAGCCAACAGGCGCAAAATTTGGAACATTGCATTTTCGCAGGCTTCAGCCACGAGCCAATCATACGCTTTTCTCAAAGGCTGTGCGAAAAATTGCCAAAGGGCTTAGAAAAGTGCTTTTATGCAGATAATGGCTCAAGTGCGATTGAAGTCGCGCTCAAAATGGCGTATCACGCAAAGGTGCTTGAAAATCCGCAATTTGCAAAAAGTTTGGAATCTGCGCAAGAAACCCATGCTTTTATCTCACTGCAAAATGCCTATCACGGCGAGACTTTGGGCGCGCTAAGCGTGGGAGATGTGGGACTATACAAGCAGACTTATAAGCCTCTTTTGCTAAAAAATATCGTTATCCCAATGCCACACACGCTAACAGGCTACCACGATGATGAGGTGGATTCTGCGGGATTTGACGGAGATGACATAAGCTCAAAAAACTTGGGTTCTGATACGCAAAATGCCACGAACTACGAAGATTCTCTCGCATTTTTAGAATCCACCCTTGCGCAAAATCCCCATATCATCGCCTTTATCATCGAGCCACTTTTGCAATGCGCAGGCGGTATGCAACTCCATACACCAAGCTTTGTGGCGCGAGCGTGCGCGCTATGTAGGAAATATGGCGTGAGGGTGATTTTTGATGAAATCGCGGTAGGCTTTGGCAGGAGTGGCACACTCTTTGCGCTGCAAGCTTGCGGTGTAGTGCCAGATTTTCTAGCGCTTAGCAAGGGCATTAGCGGGGGATATTTACCGCTTTCGGTGGTGGTAACAAGTGATGAAATTTATAAGCTTTTTTATGCGCCTTATAATGAGAATAAGGCGTTTTTGCACTCGCACTCTTACACTGGAAATGCGCTGGCGTGTGCGTGTGCGAATGCTGTGCTTGATATTTTTGACACACAAGATGTGCTAGAAAATAATAAAATCTTAAGTCGCTATATTTGGGAAAAAGCGCAGAATCTACGTGAGCTTTCATATGTCAAAAATTTGCGCCAAAGAGGTATGGTATGCGCGTTTGAGATAGATTCCAAAAATCCGCGCAAAGGCATAGAGGTCTATAACAAAGCCTTGCAAAAAGGCTTGCTCCTGCGCCCGCTAGGTAATACAATCTACTTTATGCCCCCTTTTGTGATAAACAAAGAGCAGATTGAATTTGTCTTTGAGGGGATTAGAGAGATTCTAAGCGAGCGTGATTTTTTGGATTCTTAGGAAATTTTAGATTCTTCAGCTAAAGCCTCAGAATGACAAAAAGAGTGATTTTGTCATATTGAAACAATGCCGAAATATCTCTTTTTAGATTCTCTAGAATTATTAAAAATTTTGAACTTCTTTTACAAACGCCTTGCTAAAACATTCAGCGCTTTCATAAAGCAGGTGGATTCCATCAGAGGTTTCATACTCGCTGTGATTTGGCATTGGCAAAAATGGGTAAGAAAAACTTTGAGCCAAAAAAGTGTTTGCCTCAATAAATCTTGGCTGTTTTGCCAAAAGTGGGTCGATTGGCATAGTAAAAAAGATAATTTTCACGCCTTTATTTTCAAAATATTGCAATTGTTTTTGAAGCAAATCCAAGCGGTTTTGGTAATTTTGCAGATTTGCTAAAGGCTGTTGATAGCGCTTTAAAAAGCCTTCCATACTTAGATTATAAATTTTTTCATCACGTTTTATTGAGCGCTTTTCCTCCTCGCTTTTCCCGCCAAAGCGCTTGATAAGGCTCGCAAAAATATTAAGTGGCTGGTATTTCTCCTGTAATGCGGGCAGGTAATAGCGCACCTTAAAAAGCAGTGGCTCAAACAAAATCCCAAGCATTGCAGAATCCTCATCACGCTCAAAAAGCACATTTGTTTCAATGTAGAGAATCTGAGGGATTTTGTTTGAGCGCTTGATGATTTCTAAGCCACTTTGCACGCTCCCACCGCCAAAGGCGAGATTATAGATTCCCACAGATTCTAGTAAATCTTTATCAAGACGCGAAGCTAAAGACGAGCCTAACACCGCAGCTTTTGGCGTGTGCGGGGAATAAATATATTCTTGCGCAAAAACTAAATTTGACTGCCATTGATTCTGATAGGCAGTAATTTCTGGCTTAAAAACAAAAAGTGCGAGATTATATAACGCAAAAAGTGCCAAAAACACGCTAAAGATTCTAAAAACACCCTTAAAATTGGAAATAAATAAACGCACCGCTACTCCCACTATTTGTAAAGATAAAAAACAATAGCACGCCAAAAAGCGCAGATTCTATGATTTGTCTGTATTTATAAACACTTGAGGTTTTTTGATTTTTGCCTTTGCGCGTAATCCAACAATACACCACATAACGCACATAATAGGCAAAAATGGGCGCGCTATAACATAAAATCATCAACAACAACGCATTGCCACGCACTCCGCTGGGCTCACAAAAAATCTCGCTCACATACAAAAGTACATCGCTAAAATCGCGCAACTTAAAGAGAATCCACCCAAACGACACTACGCCAAAGACAAACACCACGCGCACGCAATAAACAAGCGCACTCTTTGCTAACAGAATTGAAAATCTAGGGAGGTGCGCCACAAAAGCTGGCTTTAGATTCTCTTTTAAAAAACGCTCGATTGCCAAAAATAGTCCGTGATATACGCCCCACACCATATAAGAAATATACGCCCCGTGCCACAGCCCGCCAAGCGCCATAACAATAAAAAGATTGCAATAGGTGCGGAATTTGCCCTTCCTGCTCCCGCCTAGTGGGATATAGAGGTATTGTTTTAGCCAAGTGGAAAGCGAGATGTGCCACCTGCGCCAAAACTCAGCAAATGAGGCTGAAATATAGGGGAAATTGAAGTTTTGCGGGAGGTTGTAACCAAAAAGTTTTGCTACACCAATAGCTATCAAGCTATAACCTGCAAAATCTGCAAAAATCTGCACGCTATAACCAAAAAGAAGCACCAGAAGGGTTAGTGCATCATAGGCTTGAAAATACGGCGGAAGCATCCAAAAAGTTTGGTCTTTCAAATTATCTGCGATTACCATTTTGAGAAAATAGCCAAGAATAATGATTCTAGCACTTGTATAAAAATCGATAGCTTCTAGGCGTTTGGGGGCGATTTGCGGGTAAAATTCGTGTGCTTTGACAATAGGGCCGGCTACAAGCTGTGGGAAAAAACCGATGAAAAAGAGGGTATTGCGATAGTGCTTGAAAAACCCGCGCTCGCAAATAGGACTAACTAGAGAACTTTGCTCTAAAGAATGTGTATGCCCCCCCCCCGAGCCATTATTTTTCACGCTATCTCTGTATAAATCTACCACCAAGCTAATGCCCTGAAATGTGTAAAATGAGATTCCCACAGGTAATGGGACATTAATAAGAAACTCGCCAATGCTTTGTGCGTTGATAAAAGACTCCATCGCTCTACCAAAAAGCGGGCTGTATTTGAAAAACGCCAACACCGAGAGATTTACCCCCACACCAAGCCACGCATAAAGCCTTTTATGTATCAAAGTCGGGGCGAAAGTAACTTGATAGCTAGCGAGCGCATTAATCGAAGCGGAAACAAAAAGAAGTGCTAATAAAATCGGCTGTCCATAAGCGTAAAAAATAAAACTAGCAATGATGAGAATCCACACTTGCACGCATCGTAAGCCTTTCGCATAATACAGCCCAAAGGTTATGGCAACAAGCGCGATAAAGGCATAACTTGTAAAAAGCATTAAAATTCCTTAAAACATCTTGCAAATTCTTAAAAAAAAGAAAAGTTGCCATTGTGCCATAAAATTTTAAAATACTCTTGGTTTGTAATTAAAATTATTTTGAGGGAGACTACCAAAAGAGCTTTGGCAGTCCTTAAGATATTTATAGATTTGGTTTAGGGCGCGATGCCAAATTACATCATACCGCCCATACCACCCATTCCGCCCATATCTGGCATTGCTGGAGCTGGCTTGTCTTCTTTGATTTCGTTAATTGTCGCTTCTGTGGTAAGAAGAAGGCTTGAAACTGATACAGCGTTTTGCAACGCAATGCGTGTAACTTTAAGCGGGTCGATAATACCTGCTTTAAACATATCCACATACTCGCCCTTACTCGCGTTAAAGCCAATTGTTTCCTTGCCTTTTTCCACTTCATTAACCACCACACCAGAATCAAAACCCGCATTTGTCGCAATTTGTGCCAAAGGTGCTTTAATAGCGCGTTTGATAATGTCATAGCCCACTGCCTCATCACCTTCTAACTTAAGCTTGACTTTTTGCGCTGCATGGATAAGTGCCGCACCACCGCCGATAACGATACCTTCATCAACCGCTGCCTTAGTCGCAGAAAGCGCATCATCAACGCGATCTTTTTTCTCTTTCATCTCTACTTCTGTCGCTGCGCCTACTTTGATGACAGCCACACCACCACTAAGCTTTGCAAGACGCTCTTGGAGTTTTTCTTTGTCATAGTCGCTTGTGGTGTTGGCAATTTCTGTTCTAATTTGCGCAATTCTATCTTTCACTTCTTGCGCCTTACCCTTGCCATCAACAATTGTTGTATTATCCTTATCAATCACAACGCGCGCTGCCTGTCCTAAATCTTGCAAGCTCGCAGCTTCTAAGGTTTTACCCAACTCTTCGCTAATAACTTGCCCACCTGTAAGGATTGCGATATCTTGAAGCATTGCCTTTCTTCTATCGCCAAAGCCCGGTGCTTTCACTGCAGAGACATTAAGCACGCCACGAAGTTTATTTACCACAAGTGTCGTAAGCGCCTCACCTTCAATATCTTCAGCGATGATAAGAAGTGGCTTGCCACTTTGCATTGTTGCTTCCAATAAGGGGAGAATCTCTTTCATGCTCGAAATTTTCTTGTCCGTCAAAAGC from Helicobacter himalayensis harbors:
- the bioD gene encoding dethiobiotin synthase; amino-acid sequence: MLQHLAIAGAHTDIGKSAVSAALCFGFNFAYFKLVQAGKEEDRDIIASLAPKTKIYPNGFTLQTPASPHIAKRIENAEYNGLQIPLPETPQPLLLESAGGLYTPLDSQSCIIDYLALHKLPVLLVGGYYLGAINHILLSIEVLKMRGIELLGLVMSEGKEKNAYADSFDSFIAQYSGVKIARFRHFERDCENADFQAKALELKASLCALKII
- the groL gene encoding chaperonin GroEL (60 kDa chaperone family; promotes refolding of misfolded polypeptides especially under stressful conditions; forms two stacked rings of heptamers to form a barrel-shaped 14mer; ends can be capped by GroES; misfolded proteins enter the barrel where they are refolded when GroES binds), which codes for MANKEIHFSDSARNKLYEGIKQLNDAVKVTMGPRGRNVLIQKSYGAPAITKDGVSVAKEVELADPIANMGAQLVKEVASKTADAAGDGTTTATVLAHSIFKEGLRNITAGANPVEVKRGMDKAAEAIIEELKKGSKKVSGSEIAQVATISANSDEAVGKLIAEAMEKVGKDGVITVEEAKGINDELSVVEGMQFDRGYLSAYFVTNTEKMIAQLENAYVLLTDKKISSMKEILPLLEATMQSGKPLLIIAEDIEGEALTTLVVNKLRGVLNVSAVKAPGFGDRRKAMLQDIAILTGGQVISEELGKTLEAASLQDLGQAARVVIDKDNTTIVDGKGKAQEVKDRIAQIRTEIANTTSDYDKEKLQERLAKLSGGVAVIKVGAATEVEMKEKKDRVDDALSATKAAVDEGIVIGGGAALIHAAQKVKLKLEGDEAVGYDIIKRAIKAPLAQIATNAGFDSGVVVNEVEKGKETIGFNASKGEYVDMFKAGIIDPLKVTRIALQNAVSVSSLLLTTEATINEIKEDKPAPAMPDMGGMGGMGGMM
- a CDS encoding flagellar hook-basal body protein, giving the protein MQSGYYNTTGGMVTQFSRLDIISNNLANLNTNGFKRDDVVIGDYLRLYQTHKHQLPIEGQTREAAKFLNRSLDRVPIISEEYTDRSSGTMAQTENALDFALQDSNAFFAILTPEGVRYTRDGSFSIDSNGALVSKEGFAVLSRNGIDSQGGIMLAQGQNLEADKNGNLYLRNINNDTIGEIAPIGALAVVSFENPRYLKKVGKNLYEYPDERLNERKNVENGVMQGFVEKSNVNAVREMTSLIETNRLVDMYQRVMRSHMDDLNSEAITKLAVRA
- the bioA gene encoding adenosylmethionine--8-amino-7-oxononanoate transaminase — encoded protein: MTNFRDSTICKDLCARDLAHIWHPCTQMHDHENTFPLIPIKRAKGVYLYDFDEKSYIDCVSSWWVNLFGHCNDYISQKLSQQAQNLEHCIFAGFSHEPIIRFSQRLCEKLPKGLEKCFYADNGSSAIEVALKMAYHAKVLENPQFAKSLESAQETHAFISLQNAYHGETLGALSVGDVGLYKQTYKPLLLKNIVIPMPHTLTGYHDDEVDSAGFDGDDISSKNLGSDTQNATNYEDSLAFLESTLAQNPHIIAFIIEPLLQCAGGMQLHTPSFVARACALCRKYGVRVIFDEIAVGFGRSGTLFALQACGVVPDFLALSKGISGGYLPLSVVVTSDEIYKLFYAPYNENKAFLHSHSYTGNALACACANAVLDIFDTQDVLENNKILSRYIWEKAQNLRELSYVKNLRQRGMVCAFEIDSKNPRKGIEVYNKALQKGLLLRPLGNTIYFMPPFVINKEQIEFVFEGIREILSERDFLDS
- a CDS encoding MBOAT family O-acyltransferase, with the translated sequence MLFTSYAFIALVAITFGLYYAKGLRCVQVWILIIASFIFYAYGQPILLALLFVSASINALASYQVTFAPTLIHKRLYAWLGVGVNLSVLAFFKYSPLFGRAMESFINAQSIGEFLINVPLPVGISFYTFQGISLVVDLYRDSVKNNGSGGGHTHSLEQSSLVSPICERGFFKHYRNTLFFIGFFPQLVAGPIVKAHEFYPQIAPKRLEAIDFYTSARIIILGYFLKMVIADNLKDQTFWMLPPYFQAYDALTLLVLLFGYSVQIFADFAGYSLIAIGVAKLFGYNLPQNFNFPYISASFAEFWRRWHISLSTWLKQYLYIPLGGSRKGKFRTYCNLFIVMALGGLWHGAYISYMVWGVYHGLFLAIERFLKENLKPAFVAHLPRFSILLAKSALVYCVRVVFVFGVVSFGWILFKLRDFSDVLLYVSEIFCEPSGVRGNALLLMILCYSAPIFAYYVRYVVYCWITRKGKNQKTSSVYKYRQIIESALFGVLLFFIFTNSGSSGAFIYFQF